Proteins co-encoded in one Candidatus Zymogenus saltonus genomic window:
- a CDS encoding pyridoxamine 5'-phosphate oxidase family protein yields MRKREKLVSDVGEIERILTGAKVLRVAFSKDDRPYIVPVNFGYESGRLFFHTGYRGKKMEFLMANPEVCFEVDSKVEVVPSDEACGFSCRYMSIVGYGTARLVEDVEEKIRSLDIIMAHYSDKKFEYKPEVLKITAVVEITISYMTGRRSGY; encoded by the coding sequence ATGAGAAAAAGAGAGAAGCTTGTCTCCGACGTGGGTGAGATCGAGCGGATATTGACGGGGGCGAAGGTCCTGAGGGTGGCGTTCAGCAAGGATGACAGGCCCTACATAGTCCCCGTGAACTTCGGCTACGAGTCGGGGAGGCTCTTCTTCCACACCGGCTACAGGGGAAAGAAGATGGAGTTTCTGATGGCGAACCCGGAGGTCTGCTTCGAGGTGGATTCAAAAGTCGAGGTCGTCCCGTCCGATGAGGCGTGCGGATTTTCGTGCAGATACATGAGCATTGTCGGCTACGGCACAGCGAGGCTCGTAGAGGACGTTGAGGAGAAGATACGGTCTCTCGACATCATCATGGCCCACTACTCGGACAAAAAATTCGAGTACAAACCTGAGGTTTTAAAGATCACGGCGGTCGTGGAGATTACAATATCCTACATGACCGGAAGGCGCTCGGGATATTGA